The sequence below is a genomic window from uncultured Fretibacterium sp..
GCAGGTCTGCCCGCAGCACATCGCGATTCGGGACGAGCTGGCCAGGGCGGCGGCGGCGTTCGCGTAGCTCCGGAACGCCGTCGGGAATTGGGAAATCGTTGCCGAGAAGTGAGCCGAGGATATCGGCCAAGACCCGTGGCACGGAGGGCCCTGGCCTATGACGGAGAAATAAGTCAATCCGCCCGCAGCATCCGCAGCCTTTCAGGCTACGGATGCTGCGCTGTTTACCTATGTCAAACGACAACTCCGTTGCTGTCGTTCGGCGCAACAGGCGGCCAACAAACGCAGTCCATTTATCCGCAAAGCGGGGCATACTATGCCGCTCGCTCGAGCTTTTTACCCTGCGTTAGCCTTGCGTTGATACCGCCGCCGGCCCTTAAAACAGGTCGCTGTGCGTTCCCGTTCTGGTCAATGAAAGCAGCAGATCGTTCGCCTCGATTTTGTAAATCAGCAGCCAATCCGAGGTTATGTGGCATTCCCGATGGCCGATAAAATTTCCAATGAGAACATGGTCGCGATATTTTTGCGGCAGGGGCTGCTCCTCGCTCAGAAGCGTCAGCACTTCCTCCAGCAATGTCATGTCGTAACCACGCTTTTTGATGATCTTGTAATCCTTTTTGAACCGTGAGGAATAACTAATCGTCAGCATTCAAGTCTTCCATCAGAGCTTGAACACTGTTGAACGGACCGCGCAGGTTGCGCCGTCTGTTCACGTCCTCAATCGCCGCCAGCGTCTCTGAGTTGGGCGTGTCCAGCACGATAGGGAACGGTATGCCCTGCTGCCGGACAACGGTTTTCGCAAAGATGTTAAACGCCGTAGTCATGTTCATGCCCAGCTCGCCGCACATCTTGTCAAAGTCCCGCTTCAAATTTTCATCCATGCGGATGTTGATGTTGGTTTGTGCCATCGTATCGCCTCTCTCGTCTTATTTTAATTCATTGTACAAAAATTTATTTGCAATGTAAATAAATAGGATGTGACAAACCCCGCGTTTGTGGAACAACGACGCCGTTGGTTTTCATCATTGACACGATTCCAGCATAAGGATATAGTATTGAGGTAGAAGAGTAGAGGCTGGCGGTAATTCTTCGGGGGAGGAGGAGCTTGGATGCGATACTGCGGATTCACCTGACGATCGGCTTTGGATGCACGGGATGCATTCTGCAGTGGGGTTCCTTCCTCGGGAGGAGCCGTTCGTATCGGGCCGTACTCTCCAGGTGCAGACCAAGGCGTCCGCATGGCGTTTCGCAGCCGGTGACATTCCAGGAGGGACCGCCCTGAGCGGTCTCTTTCTTTTTCTCCCTCCTCCCTTATCTTTCAAATCCCCTGCATTTTTTGCATTTCGAGCTCCCCGCTCTTTTGCGGTTCGCGGCCTCCTGCTCGAGCTCGGGAGCGTGTCCCCGGAGCTTGAAAAATACCTGTCCCTTCTCTGCTCTCGAACGGAGGACCTGCGAGCCAAATTCACAGGGGAAGTGCCGATCCGATCGGTGCTTCCCAAAAGATCGAGGCAAGGGGGTATGTTGGTCTTGAATTTTTTGCGGCAATATCCTATTCCGACCGCGGGGCTGATCCTCTCTCTGTTCGCGCTGGGCAACCTCGTGCAGGGCTATAGTCAGGGGGCTCGGCTGCTTCTCGGGGGAGTTGCGTTTCTTCTCTATCTGCCCTATCTGCTCAAGTTGCTGGTCCTGAACGCAAAGTTGAAGGAGCCCCTCGAGAACCCGGTCGCGGCGAGCGTCCTGCCGACGTTCACGATGGCGACCCTGTTGCTGGCCGGGTACGTCAAACCCTACGCGCCGGAGGCAGGGGAGGCCGTCTGGTACGCCGGGCTCGTGGGGCATGCACTTTTGATCCTGTGGTTCAGCTGGATGTTTTTGAAGGGGGCTGCCCTGAAGAAGGTGTTCCCTTCGTGGTTCATCGTCTACGTCGGCATTGCTGTGGCCAGCGCCTCCGCTCCGGTGACGGGGCGCCTGGATATCGGGCGTATGGCCTTCTGGTTTGCCTTTGTCACCTATTTCTGCCTTCTGCCCTTCGTCTGCTGGCGTCTCTGGAAGGTCGGGCAGGTTCCGGACGCCGCAAGGCCCACGGCGGTCATCCTTGCCGCACCCGCATCCCTGCTGCTGGCGGGCTACATGGTCTCGTTCGAGGTGAAAGAGCCTGTCCTCGTGTGGCTGCTTCTCGCCTTTTCCCTCTTCTTCTACGTGGCGGGGATGTTGTATCTGCTGAGGCTCTGCCGGACCTCCTTTACCCCCGGCCATGCGGCGTTTACCTTTCCCCTGGTGATCAGCGCCCTCGCGGTGAAGATGACGGCCGGGTACACGGGGCTGGCCTGGATGGCGGCGTTGGAGCACGTGCAGACGGCCATTGCCGTCCTTGTCGTACTTTGGGTGCTGGGGGGCTACCTGAAGTTTTTGTTCCCGAAGTAAAACGTTTTACGCGGGATGCCACGTGAAAAACAGGGCGGCGAGTTCTTGAAGCCGCTGTCAAATTTCAGAGGGGGGACACGAATGGAATCGATCGTCACGTACCACGCAACGGCAGTGAGTCCGAAGGCCATTCAGAAACGCGCGGAGGAGTCGTACGCCAACGGATTCTTTTGCTGCGAGGCCGTCATGGACGTTATCAGGAGCGATTTTCAGGTGGATGTACCGGAATCGGTGATCGCCATGTCTTCCGCCATGTCGATCGGAGCCGGGCGCGCCGGGTGCATGTGCGGTGCTTTGAATGGGGCCATTCTCGCGCTGGGTATGTTCTTCGGGCGCACGACGCAGGCTGGTCCGAAGGACCCCAAGGTGAACGCGGTGATGGCGCTGTCGAAGGAGCTACACGACTGGTTCC
It includes:
- a CDS encoding type II toxin-antitoxin system YafQ family toxin produces the protein MLTISYSSRFKKDYKIIKKRGYDMTLLEEVLTLLSEEQPLPQKYRDHVLIGNFIGHRECHITSDWLLIYKIEANDLLLSLTRTGTHSDLF
- a CDS encoding type II toxin-antitoxin system RelB/DinJ family antitoxin encodes the protein MAQTNINIRMDENLKRDFDKMCGELGMNMTTAFNIFAKTVVRQQGIPFPIVLDTPNSETLAAIEDVNRRRNLRGPFNSVQALMEDLNADD
- a CDS encoding TDT family transporter, which produces MNFLRQYPIPTAGLILSLFALGNLVQGYSQGARLLLGGVAFLLYLPYLLKLLVLNAKLKEPLENPVAASVLPTFTMATLLLAGYVKPYAPEAGEAVWYAGLVGHALLILWFSWMFLKGAALKKVFPSWFIVYVGIAVASASAPVTGRLDIGRMAFWFAFVTYFCLLPFVCWRLWKVGQVPDAARPTAVILAAPASLLLAGYMVSFEVKEPVLVWLLLAFSLFFYVAGMLYLLRLCRTSFTPGHAAFTFPLVISALAVKMTAGYTGLAWMAALEHVQTAIAVLVVLWVLGGYLKFLFPK
- a CDS encoding C-GCAxxG-C-C family (seleno)protein, with product MESIVTYHATAVSPKAIQKRAEESYANGFFCCEAVMDVIRSDFQVDVPESVIAMSSAMSIGAGRAGCMCGALNGAILALGMFFGRTTQAGPKDPKVNAVMALSKELHDWFRDANAKRAVCCRVLTKGFEMSAGEHRKQCIAFTGLCAGKLAEILCRELGVENLDDEPIQGLEKPFLPPAKSVA